The Methanobacterium formicicum genome segment AAACTCCAATTTCCTTCTTATAATCGTGTTTATACCGGGTGAATCCAACTCCCAGAATGAGAAATAAAAAAATTAATAAAAGCCAGTTTACACCGGCGGCGAAGATGATGATCACGCCCATTATGATCATGAAAATGGATCCCAAGAGATCAAGGGCCTTTCTCATGTAGGTAATGAGCCCTATGATCACCAGGAGGATCACATATTCCCAGATAATCATCTATCTCCCAGATTTAGGATTTTTTTTCATCAATTACTTTGGTTTTGATTACTTCCACCCTTTTGAGGGGGTAGATCTTCTTGGTTTCATGGTAAACGTAGGAGGCCAGTTTTCCACCTATTATGTCTTCCACCAGTTCCACGAAGTTTTTCTGTGCTGCGGCGTCTACCACCAGTTTTTCCACAGTTTCCCGGATGTAACGCTGCTGGGATGATTTAGCCCGTTTTATGGTGATGGCCAGGACATGGATTTTCATTTTCTGCCCATCTTTGGTTTCAGCCTTAACTATGGAGTCAATACGGCTGGTTCCCCTCCGGATCATGCTTCTCACATAGTCGCTGGTGACCTGATGGCCTATGAAACGGGTGGTGGCGGTGTCCCCTGCAACTTCACTGATCTGGAATTTGAGTTTCACGTACTGTTTACTGAAGTCACCGGTAAGTTCCCTCATAGTGGATTCCACCCTTCTTTTGAGGAGCATTTCCGGTTCCCTGGCAGGGGTGGTGCCTATTTCAGCATCTCCGAATTCTTTAGGAGTAGTAATCGTGTACCATTGTTTATCTTTCCATGTATCTCGTACTCTTCTGCGTCTTGCTTTAGCCATACTAATCACTTATTATTTCGTATTATTTAGTAAGATTTCTTTGGGTAAGATTTCTATTTTATAGAACTAGCAGTTCTAGATAAATTCGAAAAATCACAACCAGTCTAAAAGTTTAGAATCATTTATTATAAATCTCATTCATGGTTTATAAATATTCCCAAAGGTTGAAGTGGCATAAAAATCCATGCTCTGATGCTGGCCGGAAGGGTACTAATTTCCACACAACCTTAATTTACTTTTACATTTTTACTATTTTTAAGCTTTCTCCATAGAAACCATTTTTTAGGTAAATAGATTAACCCGGAAATTGGGGAACTATCTAAACATTGGAAGGCAATACTAGAGCCAGGAAGGTAAAATATTTTCAGTGAGGAGTTTTTCAAACTTTTTCCCCGGGTCACTCCTACTTACATAGGCTTTGCAAAGATGATAACCTTCGGAGTATATGGTCATATAGGATCTCATAAGTGGCATTTCTATCATTTCCATTAATGACACTGCTGTTTCGGGAGATACAAGTCCATATTCCTTTATATAGTTAATTGTTTCAGTTTTATTCATTTTTTCCTGGTAATAGTTAACTGTGGCCCGGGTTATGATGTTAAATGACATCTCTGGCATTAGTAACTGATCAGCTGTTTCCAAGACTTGGTAAAATATATCCAGTTCAGGGGAGCTGAGTTTGATGTTCACCTCAGGGAAAAGGACTTTCTCCAACCATTGATACAATTCATCATCGGGAAAAATAACCTCCCAAGCCAGGTTGGCACTCCCTTCAGCAATCACGTTCAGGGGAGATTGAAGGGTGCATACTGCGGCTTCAAAGTGCTCCTTTTCCTGGTAAAGAATTTTCTCCCGGAGCTGCAGCAGGTGGTGATGTCCGGGATAGGTCTCATGGGCCATTATACGTGGAATTTCAAAGGCATAATAGGGATAATCCAGGTTGATGTCGATTTTGGAAGTGGCGTTACCTAAATAATAGTTGTAGGCCTTCCATGGTTGATTTTCAACAAAGTTCAGTTTCACCTTCTCCCCCTTTACCAGTGGGAACTCTGCCCTGCTTCTGGTTTTCACCTCCTCCAGAGTTAAAGTTATGGCTTTTGCCAATTCTCCTTTACCCAAACAGAATTGTTTCGTCCACTCCCGGTACAGTTGATATAAACTGGTTTCATCTTGATCTCTGGTGAAAATATCCAGCAAAGTTTCCCTCATTTCTAATATTCTCTTATCAGATATTAAACGAGGTTTAACATCAAAAATATTCTTTATTTCATCATAAAATTCTAATTTTTCCCCATTAATTATTTTTAAAGTGGTTTCCATGGATTTTAGGCATTTTTTAAGGTATTCTTTCTGTTTACCTTCCGCGGGTATCAAATCTCCTAAAACTTCCACTTCCTCCATTAAAACAGCAATACTCCGGGGAGAAGAATCTTCTACTTGTTTTTTAAGTTCAGGGGGGCCGAAATAGGAATCAACATAACCTTCAAAATGTTTATTTATTTCTAAAATTGTTTTGAGATATTCTCTTCCAAATTTTTCCATTTTTCCCACCTTTAACTAAATAACGTAAAATTCACCGTGAAATAGAACTCTTTAAAAACTTTTTATTTAAGCAATTATAAAATTATAACATACATTATACAGTTCATCTTAGTAGTCTGGTTAAACATTAGAACCAGAATTAGGACCATAGGCAAACCACAAGTTAATTTTCGATAAACTGATAGTTAGGGGGAGGGGGATAAAGATGTGGAAAACATCCAATAAACTCTGGTTAATAACCACGGCACCACTGGTGATAGTGGGCCTGGGATTTATTATTTTTGGGTTGATGACCACTCCCGAGGCATTAACTGATGATGGTTATTCACTTAAAACCTTTTACTACTTCATGGGTGGTGCTTTTATTGTATTCCCGGTTTTAGGAGCTCTGGGTGTCTATTACTATTATAAAAGAATTAACGATCGGGAGATGTTCCTTATTAATGAGGGCATAAGGGGTGAAGCAGAGATTTTAAGCCGGGAACAGACTGGAACTTACATCAACGAACAACCTCAAGTCAAATTCAAACTATTAATCACCACACCCGATAGTGCGCCCTACGAAGTGGAACACAAGGAAATAGTTAATCTACTGGACATGGGTTCCATACCAGAGGGTAAAAAAGTACCGGTGGTGGTTCATCCCGATAATCCTGAGGATATTCTATTACTAATGTAGTTGTTCATCCGGTCGTTTCAAGTTCGATGTTTCACATCCCTGGTTTTAAAATCCATCAGTTTCACTTTTTGTAGTTCTACATCTGGTTGGCATTTTTAGGGAACTATTTTGTTTCATAGGTTACTCATGAACTTCTCATGCTTAATGAAACGTTCCAAGACCTCTTCAACAGTCCCTTCCTCTTCAACTAGTTTTAAATTGGCCTTTTTTATCCCATATTTTGCTTTCATCCCGGCCTGGGCGGCGATTATAACTTCACAATCTCCCAAAATGCTGAGCCCCTTATGCCACTGGTGTTTCTCTTCAGGGTTTATATTGGTGGGGATGTATTCTACAAATTCTATTTCATCTCCATCCCATTGGTATATGGCGAATCCCTTAGCCCGGCCAAAATGATCGGCATTCACCTGATCGGATGTGGCTACTGCAATCTTCATAATTACTCCTCCTTTGAATTGACCGGGACTCCTAATTTTCCACGGTAGTCCCTTTAATGAAGTGTCATTCTTATATTCCCTCATTATAATAATTCTTAATTCCTCATTATCATAATTCATGTTCTAATGGTTTTTTACATACAAAAACCGGTCGTTCATCTTTTTCTTCATTCCAGGGAATTTCAGAGTAATCACCGTAGATATGGGTTTTAAAACCAACTCCTTCCGCAATTCGGTTAACTTCCGGAGTGCTGAACACGCCAATCCGGTGCTGATCCACTTCAAAATCCATAATTCCGTCCTCCTTAATCAGGAAAACGAAGTTGGCATCGAAGACTCCATCGTATAATCTGCTCTGGGATATCCGAGCCAATTGGAGATCTCCATCCACTGCAGCATCCACCAGCATCCTTCCTTCTTCCCAGTTCTCGGTGCAAAAGCCCAGATCAAATATAAGTACTCCACCTGGTTTCAGATGATGGTAGAATCGTTTAAATGTTTTTTCCAGCTCTAAGAGGTTGGTGTGGTAGTTAATGGATGAAAACAGGCAAATAATGGTATCAAATTCCCGATCCAGGTCCATCTCTTTCATGTTACCCTGGATGAGTTCCATTTCCGGAACCTTTTCCCGGGCTATATCCATCATCTCTGGGTTAATGTCCAGTCCCACCACGTTGAAGGAATCGGTGAGGTACTGGGCATGGTTACCCGTACCGCAGGCCACATCCAGAAGGTTATTTCCCGGGGATTGCTGGTGAAGTTCCACCATCTGTTTAATGAATTCTACCTCACCAGGGTAGTCCATCCACTGGTAGATGAGATCGTAGTAACGGGCAAACTTACGATAAAGTTCCTGTTCCGGCATTTTAGGTATTCCTCTGGTATGTTTTCAGGATTATCAAAGTTGAAATGGCTTATAACTGTAATTTATCCTTTTATTTTCAATATGAGCTGGGCCACGTTATCTGCAAAACGCACTGCGGTCTGGATTCCTTCAGTGTCCTCTTCGGCCTCACCCGGCTGGTGGGCGAAGACCATGTTCCAGTAGGTGCTTCCGGGAACGATCATGTCGTTGATGAAGAAGAACATGAGCATTTCTTGTATAGTGGCAGTGTGACCACCCCTACGGGCCACAGCTATGGGACCTCCCACCTTCCAGGACAGGAAGTTTCCTGAGTTCATGCTGACCATTCCAATTCTCTGCAGGGCAGACATCAAATCACCACGGGCTGTTCCAAAGTACACCGGGGAACCAATGATAAACCCATCAGCCACCTTTAACTTTTCGATAATATCGTTAAGCCCGTCTTTAAGGGCGCACTGGTGCAGTTGGGCACACTTTCCACAGGCAATGCAGGAGCGTATTTTCATCTGGCGCAGGGAAACAATTTCTGCTTCCAGCCCACTTTCTTCAATGGTCCGGGCACATTCTTCCAGGACCTGCATGGTGTTACTTTCTTTCCGTGGACTGGCACATAACATGAGAACTTTTTTCATGGTTTAAACCTCCAGAGACATTCTTTTTAGACTTTATTATTTTATTTATTTGGTATGGGTTTTACCATTATTAGAATGGAATGTTATTTAGTTCACCAGCTATTTGGTCAAACCCTTTATAAATTCCCCCACACTCCTCAAAGATCCTTCACTTTCTCTCAAGTGAGAGTAAAACAGTTGCCAGGTATGAAACATGCCCTGCCACACTTCCAGGTCTACTTTTACTTCTTTCTTAACGGCCACTTCTCGGAAACGATTTATATCGCATAGAAGGAGTTCACGACTTCCGGCCTGGATTAACAATGGTGGCAGTCCCTCCAGATCTCCATATATGGGTGAAACCAGTCCATGGGAAGTGCTTTGTCCCTGCAGGTACATATCCCGCATATCTTCCAGTGCAGAGTAGTTGATCCAGTCTTTTACATCTTTCAGGTGACTGTAAACTACTGGGAACTTAAAATCCACCACCGGGGACATACAAACCCCTCCCAGTGGTAATTCTTCCCCCATCTCTTTCAGGGCAAGCAGAGTGGATAGGGTCAGAGTACCTCCTGTTGATATCCCAGCAATAACCAGTTCCCGGGCCTTGAAACCTTCATCGCGCAGCCAGAGATAGGATTCAACACTATCTTTCACCGCTGCCGGGAAGGGGTGATCCGGGGGCAGGCGGTAATCAACACTGAAAATGGAAAAACCAGTGTGTTTGGATATTCTCTGGCAGAGGTCCTGGTGTCCACGGGTAGATCCCCGGTTGAGTACTCCCCCGTGAAGGAACAGGATAACCTTTCGAGAGCTGCTTTGGGGGGTTACCATCCAGTAGGAAGGGACGGGAGCATCTGGTTCTGAGGTGATTTTCAGGGGACCATGGGAACTGAAAGATAAAAAAAATTCATTAAAATGCTCTGTATTACTATCCAGTCCAGCTTTTGTGGGTTTGAACTGGTTTGCAATGATTTTAAGCAGGTCATCAACGTTTTGGTTCATCTTTCAAAACCTTGCCCTTTAAGTTAAAGGATATGAAATTTTTCTTAATCTAGCCATCACCCTTAGCCCTGGTTTTTTTGGTCCAGACAAGGGGTTAAAAAATATACACTCTCTGAAAATTTTGACCTTGTATGAATCGAAATTAATAATTAACCTTGTTTGAATCGAAATTAATAATTTATAGGATTGACAAATATAACTTTGAATTTAATTTTCGTTGTATTAATATTCACCAGAATTCGTTAACACTTTAAGTAAATCCCGGAACATACCTAACGAATGAGGAATAAATTCCCAACAACGAATAATTAATATAATATCATGGATTAATAATATAAACAAAGCACGAAGAAATACCCTGACACTAATTATGAACAGTAATGAATGGTGTTATCTTAAGGGGGAGCGTTATGACTGATATAACTATTATGCTAGTGGAAGACGAGATTATCGTTGCTGCTGATGTTAAAAATCGACTGGAAAGTATGGGATATGAGGTTCTGGGGATTTTTGACACGGGAGAGGAAGCCATCCAGAGGGCCGGGGAACTGAGGCCCAAACTGATTCTGATGGACATTGTCCTCAAGGGAGAGATGGATGGAATTGATGCTGCCCAAAAGATACGTGAGCTGTACGATATCCCTATTATCTATTTAACTGCCTATTCTGATGAAAAAACACTGCAAAGGGCCAAGGTAACTGAACCCTTTGGTTATGTGCTAAAACCATTTGAAGACCGTGAGATCCAGAGTGCCATGGAAATGGCCCTGTACAAGCATGAAATGGAAAAAAAATTAAAGGCCAGCGAAGAAAAGTATCGTAAACTGGTAGAAAAGTTCCTACGTGTTTCCACGGAGATTTTAAATGAATTAAGTAAACCAGAATAGATTTTACGTTTATATTTTTTCTCAATCAATTTTTACTTCTATATTTTATAATTTTTTCCTAATCCTTCTTTTTATCCGGTTTTCTAATCTTTTAAATCAATATTATTTCTTTCCAGAATAAGCATTTACTATTTTTGAATATTGTTTAAAGTAAAGATTATTAAAATCTATTATCTATTTTAGAGCTTTTAAATCCTTTATTTTTTCCTTAAAATTATTGCTAATATTTTTTCCTGCCAAACTGTTTTGAAAATGGGTTTTCCAGGAGAATACTCATTTTAATCCGATAATCTCCCTCCATATATGTAAACCACTCATTACTTTTAGTAAAGTTTATATAACATAATGTATAGTGTACTTTACATGAGGTGTAAGTTATGAATCTTAAAACTATACGAATAATCTTAACTGCAGCTTCCGGACTGGGAACTGTTTTATGGGTTTCCGGAATGATATTAGCCAATATTTACCTGGTTGCCGCTGCTCTTTTAATGCTGGTAGTCATTATTCCCGTGGCCTATTCCAATCGGAACAATATGAAAGAGATCTTCCAGGGGAAGGATGCAGCTATCGTGGATGATGAGAGAACACAGATGATCAATGAAAGGGCATCTAACATGACCATGGGGGTCTATTTAGCGGCGATGTTGTACATTGCGGTGATAATTGTCACCATGAGAAATGTTTATCCCCAGTACACCGTGGTGGGATACGCTATATTTTTATCACTCATCTTTGCCCTGGTGTTATATGCCTTCGCGCGATGGTACTACACTCGAAAGTATTAAAACGGAGATATGCGAAGTTTACAGAATAAATAATGATTAAAGATTAAGATATTGGAGTGAATCTATGAACCGAAAAAATTACCAGTTTTTCCGAGTACTGATCATCATTTTCGTGGCCTCCACAGTTGCTCTGGGTGTCTCCCTGGGGAGCCTGGTACTGGCGGGGCTCAGTTTTGGTATGGGAATAGTGTTATCGATTTTCCTGCGCAGAAAACTGGATGAAGTAACGGAAGATGAGAGAACAAAGGTAATTTCTGGTGATGCCTCTAGGATGGCCATGATCCTGTTTCTCGTGGTGATAACCGTGGTGGGCATCGTTGTACTGGCACTGAAGAATGTTTTCCCCCAGTACACTCAGGCCGGAATCACCCTGTGTGATGCATCGGGATTGCTGGTTATCCTCTATACAGGAACCTACTGGTATTACAATAAAAAATATGGTTAAAATGGCTTTTATGGTTTATTTAATAACAGTTTGATAAAAAACAGTACTGGTTTGTGATGTTATGGAAAACAAATTGAAGGTTTATCGGGCCATGAATGAAATAACCCAGGAGGACCTGGCTCAGGCACTGGGAGTCACCCGTCAGACCATCATTGCCATTGAAAAAAATAAGTACGATCCTTCACTTAATCTGGCCTTTAAAATAGCAAGATACTTCAAAGTCCAGATTGAGGATCTTTTCATCTACAAGGATGAATAAAACTGCAGGGGAAGGGTAATATGAAGAATAAATCGCGGGGAAGGGTTATAAAAAATAATAAATTCAAAGAATATTTACAAAAGTATTACCAAATGAATACTTGGTGAATAAAATAATCTAAGGATAATAATTGGAATAACAGGAGCTCAAATGAAACTTTTCAACTCGTATAAAGATAGGAATGACTTTTTAAAACTAGTCCTGAAGATTGTCGTGGCCTTGGCCTTGATACAATTGTTCCGGGTGGCTATCTTTGGAAGTCTATGGATAACAGTCCAGCCAGGTGATAACATAACCCTGTTCCAATTCATAAATGGTTTGCAATTTATCATTGTGGGAATAATTCTTCTTTTGTACTTCAAACCCTCTCTGGATGAGCTGGGACTGCAATGGGATGATATTCGCAGGAGAACCCGACTTTTTTATGTTATAGGGGTACTGATTCTGGTAACTTTAATAGTAATTCCCTACACCTTTGGGTGGGAGCTTCAGATCCTTGTCATGGGGCTGATGTTTGGTCTTATCACCCCTCTGTTTGAAGAACTCCTCTTCAGAGGTTATATTTGGGGTAAGATATCCCAATCCCCTGGAATGGTCTATCCTCATGCCATGACACTCATCACGGTAACTTTACTTTTCATGGTATGGCACTTGGGATATCTGGATGTTTTAATCCTTCATCCACTGGCCTCCACTAATATCCCCTGGATAATGGTCTCAAAGATGGGAATCGGTCTGGTTTTAGGGTTAATAGTCGGATATTTACGTCTTAAAACTGGTAAAACATATGCTTCAATATTGTTCCATGGTCTCTGGAATGTTTTTGCACCTTAAGTGAATTTATACCGGGAATTGTAACTTTTGGGGAAGTAACTTTGAGAATTGTAACTTATTGACACCAGAAGGGGGCTTTAAAGGAGGTAACTTTAAAGAGGCAGATTTAAAATATGGTAAAAAAAAGTTGAGCTTGATGTATTTAAAAAAAGGGTTTACAAGATCCTGCGGTTGGGTTCAGGATTACAGGAGTTATCTGGTGTCAGTTTCTTGGCTTCCTTAAGTTTAACCCCCATTTTTTCCAATACCGCACGGGTGTCCACTTTGGTGTTAACACATCCATCCCGTAGAAGGGGTACTCCCTGGCAGGGGAAATTGGAGAGGTTCATCATTGCCAGATTGAGGTCCTGGAAGCAGGCCACCCCTATAACTGCCTTGAACTTGTTCTGTTCCACTATTTTCTTGAGGAAGGTTGAACCAGGAATTATAAAAACCTGGAAACCCATCTTTTCCCCTTTATCCTTCAAAACACCGATCACACAGCGTTTACAGTTTTTGCACACCAGGCCGGATGTTTCCAGTTTTGCCTCGCATTCCAGGTGCCGGAGGCAGTGCGGTAAAACCAGGATGGTTTCCTGGGGGTCTATCTTTTTAAAATGTTTTTCATTAACTTTGTTTCGAACTTCTACACCTATGTTATCTACAATTTTAGCGTTTACACCCACGCTTTCTGAAAATTTCTTGAAGAGTCCGTAGAAAACATCCATGGTGAAAAGAAGCAGTTTGGGGAAAACAAGACGGTCCTTTTCAATGAGTATTCGGCCCAGTATAAGGGTGACTGATAATAGAATTAGGAGCAGGATTCCTGCTATTAAAACTACCTGGCCAAAAATTTGGTAAAATGCGGAAATGGTCATTTTTATCATCTAATATTTTATTTAGGCTTTAAAGAGATTTATTACATAAGGTTATTGGTTATAAAATATATCTCTAATTGGAGAATTTTTTTAGTATTATACCTGAAAAAATATGGTAAATCGGAAAAATTTAAGTAATTATCATTTATTTATCATCCTATATATAAACTGCTTATTAAGTAATCCCTCGTTTTTCACCGATGGAAACTATGATATTTCTTCGGGGAATTTTTCAATATTGAACTCTTTTAGGGGTCCTTTAATTTCTAAACCCCCTTTGATTGCGGATATTTCAACTCCAGAAAGATCGTCACAGGCACACAGTATGTCCTGTTCAGGGTGGGTCCCGGGTGTGATGTTACAATCCAGGCGCACCTTTTCCCCGCAACTGGCCACCAGGGGTAGTCTCCGGGAGGTGGGATGATCTGAGGGTAAAACCACTAGGGGAGTTCCTATTT includes the following:
- a CDS encoding helix-turn-helix transcriptional regulator; the encoded protein is MENKLKVYRAMNEITQEDLAQALGVTRQTIIAIEKNKYDPSLNLAFKIARYFKVQIEDLFIYKDE
- a CDS encoding response regulator, producing MTDITIMLVEDEIIVAADVKNRLESMGYEVLGIFDTGEEAIQRAGELRPKLILMDIVLKGEMDGIDAAQKIRELYDIPIIYLTAYSDEKTLQRAKVTEPFGYVLKPFEDREIQSAMEMALYKHEMEKKLKASEEKYRKLVEKFLRVSTEILNELSKPE
- a CDS encoding DUF2178 domain-containing protein, with protein sequence MNRKNYQFFRVLIIIFVASTVALGVSLGSLVLAGLSFGMGIVLSIFLRRKLDEVTEDERTKVISGDASRMAMILFLVVITVVGIVVLALKNVFPQYTQAGITLCDASGLLVILYTGTYWYYNKKYG
- a CDS encoding CPBP family intramembrane glutamic endopeptidase, encoding MKLFNSYKDRNDFLKLVLKIVVALALIQLFRVAIFGSLWITVQPGDNITLFQFINGLQFIIVGIILLLYFKPSLDELGLQWDDIRRRTRLFYVIGVLILVTLIVIPYTFGWELQILVMGLMFGLITPLFEELLFRGYIWGKISQSPGMVYPHAMTLITVTLLFMVWHLGYLDVLILHPLASTNIPWIMVSKMGIGLVLGLIVGYLRLKTGKTYASILFHGLWNVFAP
- a CDS encoding flavodoxin family protein translates to MKKVLMLCASPRKESNTMQVLEECARTIEESGLEAEIVSLRQMKIRSCIACGKCAQLHQCALKDGLNDIIEKLKVADGFIIGSPVYFGTARGDLMSALQRIGMVSMNSGNFLSWKVGGPIAVARRGGHTATIQEMLMFFFINDMIVPGSTYWNMVFAHQPGEAEEDTEGIQTAVRFADNVAQLILKIKG
- a CDS encoding 30S ribosomal protein S3ae, with the translated sequence MAKARRRRVRDTWKDKQWYTITTPKEFGDAEIGTTPAREPEMLLKRRVESTMRELTGDFSKQYVKLKFQISEVAGDTATTRFIGHQVTSDYVRSMIRRGTSRIDSIVKAETKDGQKMKIHVLAITIKRAKSSQQRYIRETVEKLVVDAAAQKNFVELVEDIIGGKLASYVYHETKKIYPLKRVEVIKTKVIDEKKS
- a CDS encoding NifB/NifX family molybdenum-iron cluster-binding protein, which codes for MKIAVATSDQVNADHFGRAKGFAIYQWDGDEIEFVEYIPTNINPEEKHQWHKGLSILGDCEVIIAAQAGMKAKYGIKKANLKLVEEEGTVEEVLERFIKHEKFMSNL
- a CDS encoding alpha/beta hydrolase translates to MNQNVDDLLKIIANQFKPTKAGLDSNTEHFNEFFLSFSSHGPLKITSEPDAPVPSYWMVTPQSSSRKVILFLHGGVLNRGSTRGHQDLCQRISKHTGFSIFSVDYRLPPDHPFPAAVKDSVESYLWLRDEGFKARELVIAGISTGGTLTLSTLLALKEMGEELPLGGVCMSPVVDFKFPVVYSHLKDVKDWINYSALEDMRDMYLQGQSTSHGLVSPIYGDLEGLPPLLIQAGSRELLLCDINRFREVAVKKEVKVDLEVWQGMFHTWQLFYSHLRESEGSLRSVGEFIKGLTK
- a CDS encoding DUF2178 domain-containing protein is translated as MNLKTIRIILTAASGLGTVLWVSGMILANIYLVAAALLMLVVIIPVAYSNRNNMKEIFQGKDAAIVDDERTQMINERASNMTMGVYLAAMLYIAVIIVTMRNVYPQYTVVGYAIFLSLIFALVLYAFARWYYTRKY
- a CDS encoding class I SAM-dependent DNA methyltransferase; the encoded protein is MPEQELYRKFARYYDLIYQWMDYPGEVEFIKQMVELHQQSPGNNLLDVACGTGNHAQYLTDSFNVVGLDINPEMMDIAREKVPEMELIQGNMKEMDLDREFDTIICLFSSINYHTNLLELEKTFKRFYHHLKPGGVLIFDLGFCTENWEEGRMLVDAAVDGDLQLARISQSRLYDGVFDANFVFLIKEDGIMDFEVDQHRIGVFSTPEVNRIAEGVGFKTHIYGDYSEIPWNEEKDERPVFVCKKPLEHEL
- a CDS encoding DUF116 domain-containing protein; the encoded protein is MTISAFYQIFGQVVLIAGILLLILLSVTLILGRILIEKDRLVFPKLLLFTMDVFYGLFKKFSESVGVNAKIVDNIGVEVRNKVNEKHFKKIDPQETILVLPHCLRHLECEAKLETSGLVCKNCKRCVIGVLKDKGEKMGFQVFIIPGSTFLKKIVEQNKFKAVIGVACFQDLNLAMMNLSNFPCQGVPLLRDGCVNTKVDTRAVLEKMGVKLKEAKKLTPDNSCNPEPNRRIL